The Akkermansia sp. N21116 genome includes a region encoding these proteins:
- the ykgO gene encoding type B 50S ribosomal protein L36 — protein sequence MKVLSSLASMKRRHADCQIVKRKGTLYVICKSNPKFKARQGATAGTRLSKKGVK from the coding sequence ATGAAAGTCCTTTCTTCCCTCGCCTCTATGAAGCGCCGACACGCTGACTGCCAAATCGTGAAGCGCAAAGGCACGCTGTACGTAATTTGCAAAAGCAATCCGAAATTCAAAGCTCGTCAGGGCGCAACGGCAGGCACCCGTCTGAGCAAGAAGGGCGTGAAGTAA
- a CDS encoding homoserine O-acetyltransferase: MTEERVETSFMTLSAPFALENGEVIPQVQLAYEAYGTLAPDGDNVILLFHALTGSQHAYGWNDCVPDIGTLWQPENYEGWWNSIIGSGKPLDTDKYYIICANYLGSCYGSTGPASPHPLDGKPWGSRFPHVTVRDQARLLAYLLDTMEIDRVSLVGPSIGGLVALSFAVQFPQRVKCLISVGSGYRCSIEQRLSVFEQILAIELDPDFNGGDYYDGPAPLRGLAFARIIGHKAFVYQEGLEARARREVGSDCGMLSWLKPTRSTQSYMLHQGTKFALRFDANSYIRIADMWGEFDICEQMGTDDFTKALAPCAREEIPFLVFSIDTDYCFRPDEQKEFVRLLKEAGVPTEFHTIHSDKGHDSFLLEPELYAEPIRRFLQV, from the coding sequence ATGACCGAAGAACGAGTCGAAACAAGTTTCATGACTTTGTCCGCTCCCTTTGCGTTGGAGAACGGAGAAGTGATTCCCCAGGTGCAGCTTGCTTATGAAGCCTACGGGACTCTGGCTCCGGATGGAGACAATGTGATTTTGCTATTTCATGCACTGACAGGCAGCCAGCATGCGTATGGCTGGAACGATTGTGTCCCGGATATCGGTACATTGTGGCAACCGGAGAATTACGAGGGATGGTGGAATTCCATCATTGGTTCCGGCAAGCCTCTGGATACGGACAAGTATTACATCATTTGCGCGAATTACTTGGGCAGTTGTTATGGTTCGACCGGTCCTGCATCTCCTCATCCGCTGGACGGCAAGCCTTGGGGTTCGCGTTTTCCCCATGTGACGGTGCGCGATCAGGCCCGTTTGCTGGCATACCTGCTGGATACGATGGAAATTGACCGGGTATCCCTGGTTGGTCCGTCGATCGGAGGACTGGTGGCGTTGAGCTTTGCCGTTCAGTTTCCGCAGAGAGTGAAGTGTCTGATTTCAGTGGGATCGGGCTATCGGTGCAGTATTGAACAGAGGTTGTCGGTATTTGAACAGATTCTGGCTATTGAACTGGACCCCGATTTTAACGGAGGGGATTATTATGATGGTCCAGCACCTTTGCGTGGGCTGGCTTTTGCCCGTATCATAGGACACAAGGCATTTGTCTATCAGGAAGGTTTGGAAGCCCGGGCTCGCCGTGAGGTGGGCAGTGACTGTGGCATGCTCTCCTGGCTGAAGCCGACGCGCAGTACCCAAAGCTACATGCTGCATCAGGGGACAAAGTTTGCCTTGCGGTTTGATGCCAATTCTTATATCCGCATTGCGGATATGTGGGGGGAATTCGATATTTGCGAGCAAATGGGGACGGATGATTTTACGAAGGCACTGGCCCCCTGTGCCAGGGAAGAAATCCCTTTCCTGGTGTTTTCTATTGATACGGATTACTGTTTCCGTCCGGATGAGCAGAAAGAGTTTGTCCGTTTATTGAAAGAGGCCGGGGTTCCGACGGAATTTCACACGATCCACTCCGACAAAGGGCATGATTCCTTTCTTTTGGAACCGGAACTCTACGCAGAGCCGATCCGACGTTTCTTGCAGGTTTGA
- a CDS encoding YqgE/AlgH family protein, whose amino-acid sequence MGKSSTPQSRLTGSILLASPSMGDAIFEHSVILLVDYSAKQGALGFILNRPFGKTVGQIAGSSSPIPRELYHVDVFVGGPVMTKNLTFAALTAHDGQLFYRMQISAEEALEHAQTPGTLIRAFIGSSGWSPGQLEKELELMAWIQIPCPPNLLSYIHDETLWNTILRGLSPYHALISTAPRLSFLN is encoded by the coding sequence ATGGGCAAGTCCTCTACACCCCAATCACGACTGACAGGCAGCATACTTCTGGCATCTCCCTCCATGGGAGATGCCATCTTCGAGCACAGCGTCATTCTGCTGGTGGATTATTCCGCTAAACAAGGTGCTTTGGGCTTCATCCTCAATCGCCCGTTCGGAAAAACAGTCGGACAGATCGCAGGCTCCTCCTCTCCCATACCTAGAGAACTTTACCACGTCGATGTCTTCGTCGGCGGACCGGTAATGACGAAAAACCTCACCTTCGCCGCCTTGACAGCCCATGACGGGCAACTCTTCTACCGGATGCAAATTTCTGCGGAAGAAGCCCTTGAACATGCCCAAACGCCGGGAACCCTCATCCGTGCCTTTATCGGAAGCTCCGGCTGGAGTCCCGGCCAACTTGAAAAAGAACTGGAACTCATGGCCTGGATACAAATCCCCTGCCCCCCCAACTTGCTCAGCTATATCCATGACGAAACCCTATGGAATACCATCCTCCGAGGGCTTTCCCCCTACCATGCACTTATTTCAACAGCGCCCAGACTATCCTTCCTCAACTGA
- a CDS encoding YggS family pyridoxal phosphate-dependent enzyme, whose translation MSIGHNLKHIEQLIRQAESRYGRLPGSVKLIAVSKTFPVEDAMECYQCGQRLFGENKVQEALSKIPVLPSDAQWHLIGPLQRNKVRKIIGKAAMIHTVDSLKLAEYMDSVARELSIVQDVLLEVHVGGEESKFGFHPDELETSWPALCNLEHLNIRGLMCIPPPVDNVEDARPYFRQLRELKERLNASGSRQIQELSMGMSHDFEAAIAEGATFVRVGTAIFGARDYSH comes from the coding sequence ATGAGTATCGGCCATAATCTGAAACATATCGAACAACTCATCCGCCAGGCGGAATCACGTTACGGGCGCCTCCCCGGATCCGTCAAGCTCATCGCCGTCAGTAAAACATTCCCCGTCGAAGACGCCATGGAATGCTACCAATGCGGACAGCGACTCTTCGGTGAAAACAAAGTCCAGGAAGCACTTTCCAAAATTCCCGTCCTTCCCAGCGATGCGCAGTGGCATCTCATCGGTCCGCTTCAGCGCAATAAAGTCCGCAAAATCATCGGCAAGGCCGCCATGATTCATACGGTAGATTCTCTTAAACTCGCAGAATACATGGATTCCGTTGCCCGGGAGCTTTCCATTGTTCAAGATGTACTCCTTGAAGTCCATGTAGGTGGAGAAGAATCCAAATTCGGATTTCACCCCGATGAATTGGAAACATCCTGGCCCGCCCTATGCAACTTGGAACACCTCAACATCCGCGGGCTTATGTGCATCCCACCACCGGTAGACAATGTGGAAGACGCTCGCCCCTACTTCCGCCAGCTCAGAGAACTTAAAGAACGTCTCAACGCCTCGGGCTCCCGACAAATCCAGGAATTATCCATGGGAATGAGCCATGATTTCGAAGCAGCCATCGCAGAAGGAGCTACTTTTGTCCGCGTTGGAACGGCTATTTTCGGAGCCAGAGACTATTCACATTAA